In the Verrucomicrobiota bacterium genome, one interval contains:
- a CDS encoding c-type cytochrome, protein MDSKRVRKSDFRQRTQWGRLSKDLVFGAALGLVQMASAAAGLPTPSELTVLVPGFEVREIPVRLPNVNNLRFAPDGSLTALGYNGRIWRLVDSNRDGLEDKVIPFWEAPTLRVPVGMAWTREGLVVSSHGKVSLLRDQDSDGKADVEEVLATGWPRTDVASGGVDATAVTADRDGNLYFGLLTADYSNPYRIQDNVSRYDLKSPRGTIQKWHASTRRLELVASGIRVPYALAFNRAGDLFLTDQEGETWCPGGNPLDELNHIRLGRNYGFPPRHDRWLPGLASEEPVVGFGPQHQSACGLVFNDSPKGKERFGPSWWEGDAFVAGESRGKIWRVKLVKTASGYVGKETIFARSSMLVTDVAISPRGELYVSAHSGEPDWGTGPNGIGKLFKIIWRGREEPQPVAIWASGLMELSVAFDRAIDARKADGSSRAALEFGAYARAADRLEVLKPPYRVVRVKESTSRGTLPVLSGLVSPDRGVLMLGTGPQALPVHYALRLPWTSGPGSAGTIEVDLDYTLNGVEAKWYRSGEVEPSWSGWFPHLDDAVNRAFLGPALGLKPGVAKVRGSGRLELSTALRLAAATNRLTWTAREAFEVEWNGKRQSSFKEGGRYRLELMAAGRGPAIPFKLIRSKWDGGDFHGQMRTDENPEPRPVPMTAFQLPWAPRFAPKKEEHAPEGESDLTSGDSGKGRELFFGERLKCATCHRIRGEGGLIGVDLSNLEHRDPGTVLRDILDPSATIHPDYVAYDVETLAGEVWQGFVRAREGEILAVVTADGKEHAVSRSEIKLMRPSEVSLMPAGLLQGLDEREIRDLMTFVLRRTKGER, encoded by the coding sequence GTGGATTCTAAGCGGGTGAGGAAATCGGATTTCAGGCAAAGGACGCAATGGGGGCGGCTGTCGAAAGACTTGGTTTTTGGAGCGGCGCTTGGCTTGGTGCAGATGGCGTCGGCCGCGGCGGGCTTGCCGACTCCGTCAGAGCTGACTGTCTTGGTGCCGGGATTCGAGGTCAGGGAAATTCCCGTGCGGCTTCCCAATGTCAACAATTTGCGTTTTGCACCCGATGGATCTCTGACTGCATTGGGTTACAACGGGCGCATCTGGCGGCTGGTGGATTCCAATCGCGACGGTTTAGAAGACAAGGTGATTCCCTTCTGGGAAGCGCCAACACTCCGTGTGCCGGTAGGCATGGCTTGGACGCGCGAGGGCTTGGTGGTGTCCTCGCACGGAAAAGTGTCGTTGCTTCGAGACCAGGACTCGGACGGCAAGGCGGATGTGGAAGAGGTATTGGCCACGGGTTGGCCTCGGACGGACGTGGCATCGGGCGGAGTAGACGCGACCGCCGTGACTGCGGATCGGGATGGAAACCTCTACTTCGGCCTGCTCACTGCGGATTACTCGAATCCGTATCGGATCCAGGACAACGTGTCGCGTTATGACCTGAAGAGTCCCCGCGGCACGATTCAGAAGTGGCATGCGTCCACGCGGCGGTTGGAGTTGGTGGCGAGCGGGATTCGTGTTCCTTATGCGCTGGCGTTCAACCGCGCCGGAGACTTGTTTTTGACGGATCAAGAGGGGGAAACGTGGTGTCCGGGGGGGAACCCGCTGGACGAGTTGAATCACATTCGATTGGGGCGGAATTATGGATTTCCGCCGCGTCACGACCGATGGCTGCCGGGACTCGCCAGCGAGGAACCGGTGGTGGGGTTCGGACCGCAGCACCAGTCCGCCTGCGGACTGGTTTTCAATGACTCCCCAAAGGGGAAGGAGCGGTTTGGTCCGTCGTGGTGGGAAGGCGACGCCTTTGTGGCGGGGGAATCGAGGGGGAAGATTTGGCGCGTGAAGCTGGTGAAGACGGCGTCTGGATATGTGGGCAAGGAGACGATTTTCGCGAGGTCATCGATGCTGGTGACCGACGTGGCGATTTCACCGCGCGGTGAGTTGTATGTTTCCGCGCACAGCGGAGAGCCGGATTGGGGGACGGGTCCGAACGGCATCGGCAAGCTCTTTAAGATTATCTGGCGGGGCCGGGAGGAGCCTCAACCGGTGGCGATTTGGGCATCGGGTTTGATGGAGCTTTCGGTGGCCTTCGATCGTGCGATCGATGCGAGAAAGGCTGACGGGTCGAGTCGCGCGGCGCTGGAGTTCGGAGCTTACGCGCGGGCGGCGGATCGTTTGGAAGTGTTGAAGCCGCCGTATCGCGTGGTGAGGGTCAAGGAATCAACCTCGCGCGGAACTTTGCCGGTCTTGTCCGGACTTGTTTCTCCCGATCGGGGGGTGTTGATGCTGGGCACGGGTCCACAAGCGCTGCCGGTTCATTACGCCTTGCGATTACCCTGGACATCAGGGCCGGGCAGCGCGGGCACGATCGAGGTGGACTTGGACTACACGCTGAATGGGGTGGAAGCCAAGTGGTATCGATCGGGGGAAGTTGAGCCGAGTTGGAGCGGATGGTTCCCGCATTTGGACGACGCGGTGAATCGTGCGTTTCTGGGACCCGCCTTGGGATTGAAACCGGGCGTAGCCAAAGTGCGCGGTTCTGGCCGGTTGGAATTGAGCACCGCGTTGCGTTTGGCAGCGGCGACCAACAGGCTCACCTGGACAGCACGGGAAGCCTTTGAAGTTGAATGGAACGGTAAACGGCAATCGAGTTTCAAAGAGGGGGGCCGATATCGACTCGAGTTGATGGCGGCCGGGAGGGGTCCGGCCATCCCGTTCAAATTGATCCGGTCGAAGTGGGACGGTGGAGATTTTCATGGCCAGATGAGGACGGACGAGAATCCCGAGCCGAGGCCGGTGCCGATGACGGCGTTTCAATTGCCATGGGCTCCGAGGTTCGCCCCGAAGAAAGAGGAGCACGCCCCGGAAGGGGAATCCGATCTAACCAGCGGAGATTCTGGGAAGGGCAGAGAGTTGTTTTTTGGCGAGCGTTTGAAATGCGCGACCTGCCATCGCATCCGGGGGGAGGGCGGCCTGATCGGGGTCGATTTGAGCAATCTTGAGCATCGGGATCCCGGGACCGTGTTGCGGGACATCCTCGATCCAAGCGCGACGATTCATCCGGATTATGTGGCCTACGACGTGGAAACGCTTGCAGGGGAGGTCTGGCAAGGATTCGTGCGAGCCCGCGAGGGGGAAATCCTCGCGGTGGTGACGGCAGACGGAAAGGAACATGCGGTGTCGAGGTCAGAAATCAAACTGATGCGACCAAGCGAAGTATCGCTGATGCCGGCGGGATTGTTGCAGGGTTTGGACGAGCGCGAGATTCGGGATTTGATGACTTTCGTGCTGCGCCGGACAAAAGGGGAGCGGTAA
- a CDS encoding DUF1553 domain-containing protein, whose amino-acid sequence MAFRFALTNAADHRLPGLGLVWSLVLAFAGVVRASNPAAAPNTAPPPAAHPHWAFQPAHGVEPPRVSNSRWVRTSVDPFILAGLESAGLEPSIEADKRTLLRRITYDLIGLPPTWEEVRAFELDRSPRAFEKVVERLLNSPHYGERWGRYWLDVARYADTKGYVFEEERRFPYSYTYRDYVIRAFNEDLPYDRFLTEQIAADLLDLGTDQRPLAALGFLTLGRRFLNNMHDIIDDRIDVVMRGTQGLTVTCARCHDHKYDPVSIKDYYGLHGIFASSQEPADKPLLGSASLPSEYPAFKKERDRRQEEHDSFKKSKEEEALSEVRARTGDYWLAAFDGQHLTDSARFESLVRERKLDPGVSRRWRDTLKKWTNNPPSHPLAKLWLQAIQTAGTNREASVAQLVQDQTRAWPEGWLKSGLIQPAPASLADLAKQCSQIFTRLEQAWKKESNGNPKSPTLSDPEQSALRQLLTGDGSPAVVPPDEIRRLFDVPSAQKVRRLKRQIEELEATHPGSPPKAMALVDNPSPRNSKVLLRGNPGNPGPEAPRQFPSLLQQPSSQPFSQGSGRLELARSIASTNNPLTARVFVNRVWNHLFGLPLVETSGDFGLRSSPPSHPELLDHLAWRFMQEGWSVKKLHRTIVLSSAYRQTSDVRKEGQQVDPSNRLLWRAHRRRLDLEAMRDGVLAVSGRLDPKSGGQSVELLSQPFSGRRSVYGFIERQNLPGFFRTFDFASPDTTSAKRFTTTVPQQALFLLNSPFIAEQARALARRLGEDCRLAGPAQTVEEARNLPKALRNEKGCTQDEERVRHLYRLVFQREPSRAEIEMGQTFLDEPLANAKPPAKPAAKQGGGEKDKKTIPPPEPLDAWSRYTQALLVSNEFFFLD is encoded by the coding sequence ATGGCATTTCGATTCGCGCTCACCAACGCAGCAGACCACAGGCTTCCTGGACTAGGCCTGGTGTGGAGCCTCGTCCTGGCCTTCGCGGGTGTCGTTCGCGCCAGCAATCCGGCGGCGGCACCGAACACCGCGCCCCCGCCAGCCGCCCACCCTCATTGGGCCTTTCAACCCGCCCATGGTGTCGAACCGCCACGCGTCTCAAACTCCCGCTGGGTCCGCACTTCGGTGGATCCCTTCATCCTCGCCGGGCTGGAAAGCGCCGGACTCGAGCCTTCGATTGAAGCCGATAAGCGCACACTTCTCCGCCGGATCACGTATGACCTCATCGGGCTTCCACCCACCTGGGAAGAGGTGCGCGCTTTTGAACTCGACCGATCGCCCCGCGCATTCGAAAAAGTCGTCGAACGGCTCCTCAATTCTCCTCACTACGGCGAACGCTGGGGGCGTTACTGGCTCGACGTCGCCCGCTACGCCGACACCAAAGGATATGTGTTCGAGGAGGAACGCCGTTTCCCCTATTCCTACACCTACCGCGATTATGTGATCCGCGCTTTCAACGAGGACCTTCCCTACGACCGGTTCCTCACCGAACAAATCGCCGCCGATTTGCTCGATTTGGGGACGGACCAGCGCCCACTCGCGGCCCTCGGTTTTCTGACGCTTGGACGCCGCTTCCTCAACAACATGCACGACATCATCGACGACCGGATCGATGTCGTCATGCGGGGAACCCAGGGACTCACGGTCACCTGCGCCCGCTGCCATGACCACAAATACGATCCGGTCAGCATCAAGGATTATTACGGGCTGCACGGCATTTTCGCCAGCAGCCAGGAACCCGCGGACAAACCGCTCCTTGGATCCGCCTCGCTTCCTTCTGAATATCCCGCTTTCAAAAAGGAGCGGGACCGCCGGCAAGAGGAACACGACAGTTTCAAGAAATCAAAAGAGGAGGAGGCTCTCTCCGAGGTTCGCGCCCGCACCGGCGACTATTGGCTGGCCGCTTTCGACGGACAGCACTTGACGGATTCTGCCCGGTTCGAATCTCTGGTCCGTGAACGCAAGCTCGATCCGGGCGTCTCCCGACGGTGGCGAGACACTCTTAAAAAGTGGACGAACAACCCGCCCTCCCACCCTCTCGCGAAGCTCTGGCTGCAGGCCATTCAAACCGCGGGAACCAATCGTGAAGCGTCCGTCGCCCAACTCGTCCAGGATCAAACCCGCGCTTGGCCCGAGGGCTGGCTCAAATCCGGCCTGATCCAGCCCGCTCCCGCCTCACTAGCCGACCTGGCGAAACAATGCTCTCAAATCTTCACCCGCCTCGAGCAGGCCTGGAAAAAGGAATCGAACGGCAACCCCAAGAGCCCCACTCTTTCTGATCCCGAACAGAGCGCTTTGCGTCAACTCCTGACCGGAGACGGATCCCCTGCCGTGGTGCCGCCGGATGAAATCAGGCGTCTTTTCGATGTTCCCAGCGCCCAAAAAGTTCGACGACTCAAACGTCAAATCGAGGAACTAGAGGCCACTCATCCAGGTTCCCCGCCGAAGGCGATGGCGCTCGTAGACAACCCGTCGCCGCGCAATTCCAAGGTGCTGCTTCGCGGCAATCCTGGCAATCCCGGTCCCGAAGCCCCGCGCCAGTTTCCCTCACTGCTTCAGCAACCCTCCAGCCAGCCTTTCTCCCAAGGAAGCGGACGTTTGGAATTGGCGCGATCCATCGCCTCCACGAACAATCCCCTCACCGCGCGTGTGTTCGTCAATCGTGTCTGGAACCACCTCTTCGGATTGCCCCTCGTGGAAACCTCAGGAGATTTTGGACTCCGCTCCAGTCCCCCCTCCCACCCCGAGCTCCTGGATCATTTGGCATGGCGATTCATGCAGGAAGGCTGGTCCGTCAAAAAACTTCATCGCACCATCGTCCTGTCCAGCGCTTACCGTCAGACCAGCGATGTCAGGAAGGAAGGTCAGCAGGTGGATCCCTCCAATCGCCTGCTTTGGCGAGCTCACCGGCGCCGGTTGGATCTTGAAGCCATGCGGGACGGCGTTCTCGCCGTCAGCGGACGTCTGGACCCGAAGTCAGGCGGGCAATCTGTGGAACTGCTCTCCCAACCCTTTAGTGGGCGCCGTAGCGTCTACGGTTTCATCGAGCGGCAGAACCTGCCGGGATTCTTCCGAACCTTCGATTTTGCTTCGCCCGACACCACTTCGGCCAAACGATTCACGACCACGGTTCCCCAGCAAGCGCTCTTTTTGCTCAACAGCCCGTTTATCGCGGAACAGGCCCGCGCCCTGGCCCGGCGTTTAGGTGAGGACTGCCGGCTGGCTGGCCCGGCGCAAACGGTCGAGGAGGCCCGGAATCTTCCGAAGGCGCTGAGAAACGAGAAAGGCTGCACACAAGATGAGGAGCGCGTCCGCCATCTCTATCGCTTGGTTTTCCAGCGCGAGCCCAGCCGAGCTGAAATCGAAATGGGCCAAACGTTTTTGGACGAACCTCTGGCCAATGCCAAACCACCTGCCAAACCCGCCGCCAAACAGGGCGGAGGGGAGAAAGACAAGAAAACGATCCCTCCCCCTGAGCCGCTGGACGCCTGGTCTCGTTACACCCAAGCCCTTCTCGTCTCCAACGAATTCTTCTTCCTGGACTGA